A genomic window from Flavobacterium phycosphaerae includes:
- a CDS encoding thymidylate synthase — protein MKQYHDLVRHVLANGCQKGDRTGTGTKSVFGYQMRFDLNEGFPMVTTKKLHLKSIIYELLWFLKGDTNIAYLKENGVKIWDEWADENGDLGPVYGHQWRNWNSEEIDQITELIDTLKKNPNSRRMLVSAWNPSVLPDTSKSFAENVANGKAALPPCHAFFQFYVADGKLSCQLYQRSADIFLGVPFNIASYALFTMMIAQVCDLQVGEFIHTFGDAHIYNNHFEQVELQLSREPRPLPKMILNPEVKNIFDFTFEDFTLVDYDPHPHIKGAVAI, from the coding sequence ATGAAGCAGTACCATGATTTAGTGCGACACGTTTTAGCAAACGGTTGTCAAAAAGGAGATAGAACCGGGACGGGAACCAAAAGTGTTTTTGGGTACCAAATGCGCTTTGATTTAAATGAAGGTTTTCCAATGGTAACTACCAAAAAACTTCACCTGAAATCAATTATTTATGAGTTATTATGGTTCTTAAAAGGCGATACTAATATTGCTTATTTAAAAGAAAACGGCGTAAAAATCTGGGACGAATGGGCTGATGAAAACGGGGACTTGGGTCCGGTATACGGCCATCAATGGCGCAATTGGAACAGCGAAGAAATTGATCAAATCACCGAATTGATTGACACTTTAAAGAAAAACCCCAACAGTCGACGCATGTTGGTTTCCGCCTGGAATCCTTCGGTATTGCCGGACACTTCAAAATCGTTTGCCGAAAATGTAGCCAACGGAAAAGCCGCTTTACCTCCTTGCCATGCCTTTTTTCAATTTTATGTAGCCGATGGCAAATTATCTTGTCAGTTATACCAAAGAAGCGCTGATATTTTCTTAGGCGTTCCGTTTAATATTGCTTCTTATGCTTTATTTACCATGATGATTGCTCAGGTTTGCGACTTACAAGTAGGCGAATTCATTCACACTTTTGGCGATGCTCATATTTATAACAATCACTTTGAACAAGTAGAATTGCAATTATCGCGTGAGCCAAGACCATTACCGAAAATGATTCTGAATCCGGAGGTGAAAAACATCTTCGACTTTACTTTTGAAGATTTTACTTTAGTAGATTACGACCCGCATCCTCATATTAAAGGCGCTGTTGCTATTTAA
- a CDS encoding 2TM domain-containing protein, with protein sequence MERDQHELYEYARDRIKQKKSLYFHFMVLLIGSLFLFVANKWLSFYPDRTWWTWAVALWIFLFLLHTIKVFIIDSFMNKHWERAQIDKLMLQQSKKLEQLKNDFDNAKSTAE encoded by the coding sequence ATGGAAAGAGATCAACACGAATTATACGAATATGCCCGAGATAGAATCAAACAAAAAAAAAGTTTGTATTTTCATTTCATGGTGCTGTTAATCGGCAGTTTGTTTTTATTTGTTGCCAACAAATGGCTTTCTTTCTATCCTGACAGAACCTGGTGGACTTGGGCGGTTGCCCTTTGGATATTCCTGTTTTTACTTCACACCATTAAAGTATTTATCATTGACAGCTTTATGAACAAACACTGGGAGCGTGCTCAAATTGATAAGCTAATGTTGCAACAATCCAAAAAATTAGAACAATTGAAAAATGATTTTGATAATGCTAAATCTACTGCAGAATGA
- a CDS encoding dihydrofolate reductase, with product MITLIAAVAENNALGKDNQLLWHLPDDFKRFKSLTSGHYIIMGRKTFESFPKPLPNRTHVIITRQKNYAPEGCIVVNSLEDAIAVCPKDEEVFVIGGGEIYTQSIAMADKIDITKVHQHFEADTFFPEIDLKLWKLISEEFHPKDEKHAFDFTFLTYVRR from the coding sequence ATGATTACACTTATAGCGGCAGTAGCAGAAAACAATGCACTGGGTAAAGACAATCAACTGCTTTGGCATTTGCCCGATGATTTTAAACGATTCAAAAGTTTAACTTCCGGACATTATATTATCATGGGAAGAAAAACATTTGAAAGTTTTCCAAAACCTTTGCCCAACAGAACGCATGTTATCATCACCCGACAAAAAAACTATGCTCCAGAAGGTTGTATTGTTGTCAATTCATTGGAAGATGCTATTGCGGTTTGTCCAAAAGACGAAGAAGTTTTTGTCATTGGAGGTGGTGAAATTTATACTCAATCTATAGCCATGGCTGATAAAATTGACATCACCAAAGTACATCAGCATTTTGAAGCCGACACTTTTTTTCCCGAAATCGATTTGAAGCTATGGAAGTTGATAAGTGAAGAATTTCATCCCAAAGATGAAAAGCATGCTTTTGACTTTACTTTTTTAACTTACGTCAGAAGATAA
- a CDS encoding FAD/NAD(P)-binding protein produces MKTIGIIGVGFTGTMTAVQLIEKATAPCEITLINERETLNRGIAYNPYSDKHLLNVITAKMSAFPDQPDHFLDWIMERDDFKNKDKAFIANSFLPRQLFGDYLVTIWEKYQAVAKSKNIKLTVIESFVVDLEVHPNSVELWLDNNDKLLVDYGIIASGNQVPKNPKIENPDFYQSKNYFQNPWKIDSVLNINPDLPVLIVGNGLTMVDTVIALLEQGFKNEIYSISPNGFNILPHRHNGLKYTKLTEELRDDMSLYDLVKLVHKHIKAVREYGATAEPVIDSLRPFTQNMWKRFTDEERSIFMSRFRHLWGVARHRIPIHSHDKLQQLRIDGKLKINSGRLLNFTEVADGILVDYFDKKEHANKQVKVSRIINCTGPDTDLNNIEHSFLKNCLLKGLLKQDTLKLGIVADTTTFQVIDANNQPHSNLFTLGGNLKGELWESTAVNELRTQAERLAERLKPQNQPTVVQPLDA; encoded by the coding sequence ATGAAAACAATCGGAATTATCGGCGTCGGATTCACCGGAACAATGACAGCCGTTCAGCTTATTGAAAAAGCTACAGCTCCATGTGAAATAACTTTAATAAATGAGAGAGAAACACTGAACCGAGGCATTGCTTATAATCCGTATTCAGACAAACATTTATTAAATGTCATAACCGCTAAAATGAGTGCTTTCCCTGATCAGCCGGATCATTTTTTGGACTGGATTATGGAAAGGGATGACTTTAAAAATAAAGACAAGGCTTTTATTGCCAATTCCTTTTTACCACGTCAATTGTTTGGCGATTATTTGGTTACCATTTGGGAAAAATACCAAGCAGTTGCTAAATCAAAAAACATAAAACTAACCGTCATTGAAAGTTTTGTGGTCGATTTAGAAGTACATCCTAATTCCGTAGAACTTTGGTTAGACAACAACGACAAATTGCTGGTGGATTATGGTATAATTGCTTCCGGAAATCAAGTGCCAAAGAATCCAAAAATAGAAAATCCTGATTTTTACCAAAGCAAAAATTATTTCCAAAACCCCTGGAAGATTGATTCAGTACTTAACATCAACCCCGATTTGCCCGTATTGATTGTAGGTAATGGATTGACCATGGTGGATACTGTAATTGCTCTTTTGGAACAAGGATTTAAAAATGAAATTTATTCCATTTCCCCTAACGGATTTAATATTTTACCACACCGTCACAACGGATTGAAATACACCAAACTAACCGAAGAGCTGCGAGACGATATGAGTTTGTATGATTTGGTGAAATTGGTTCATAAACACATCAAAGCGGTTAGAGAATATGGCGCAACTGCCGAACCGGTCATCGATTCTTTGCGTCCGTTTACTCAAAATATGTGGAAACGTTTTACCGATGAAGAAAGAAGTATATTCATGTCGAGATTCCGTCATTTATGGGGAGTTGCGCGTCATCGAATTCCGATTCACTCTCACGATAAATTACAGCAGTTGCGTATTGACGGCAAGTTAAAAATCAATTCCGGCCGATTACTGAATTTCACCGAAGTGGCAGATGGTATCCTAGTGGATTATTTTGACAAAAAAGAACACGCCAACAAGCAAGTAAAAGTATCGAGAATCATTAACTGCACCGGTCCAGACACCGATTTGAATAATATTGAGCATTCGTTTCTGAAAAACTGTCTGCTAAAAGGACTCTTAAAACAAGACACTCTTAAATTGGGAATTGTTGCTGACACCACCACTTTTCAAGTTATTGATGCCAACAATCAACCGCATTCCAATTTATTTACCTTGGGCGGAAATTTGAAAGGCGAACTTTGGGAAAGCACCGCGGTGAATGAACTTAGAACACAAGCTGAACGTTTGGCCGAAAGACTTAAACCGCAAAATCAGCCAACGGTAGTTCAGCCATTAGATGCTTAA
- the porT gene encoding type IX secretion/gliding motility protein PorT/SprT yields MKKIFVLFLLITLQTQAQLGKSLFTKDPIINLENFDKQKVYWGYFLGFSTFDYKTDYKVPGKDIDVKGHTGFNVGLVGSLRLHEYVELRFEPGLYYASRTLTYSGFNKDRDAIREVKATYIDFPLMLKFSSLRTGNVRPYLVGGVSSTLNLSSNSKSKDDNLQQKFRVKPWTQNYTFGFGVDLYFEYFKFSPSIRGVFGFKDELIRDNDPNSPWTGNIESLKTRAVLINFTFH; encoded by the coding sequence ATGAAAAAAATATTTGTTCTATTTCTTCTAATTACACTACAGACACAAGCACAATTGGGCAAAAGTTTGTTTACCAAAGACCCAATCATAAACTTGGAGAATTTTGACAAACAAAAAGTGTATTGGGGCTATTTTTTAGGATTTAGTACTTTTGATTACAAAACCGATTATAAAGTGCCCGGAAAGGATATTGATGTGAAAGGACATACCGGATTCAATGTTGGACTTGTGGGCAGTTTAAGACTTCATGAATACGTAGAACTTCGTTTTGAACCAGGCTTGTACTACGCTAGCAGAACATTAACATACTCAGGATTCAACAAAGATCGTGATGCTATTAGAGAAGTAAAGGCAACTTACATCGACTTCCCGTTGATGTTGAAATTTTCTTCGTTAAGAACCGGTAATGTTCGCCCTTACTTGGTTGGTGGTGTATCCTCTACATTGAATCTTTCGAGCAACTCGAAATCAAAAGACGACAACCTGCAACAAAAATTCAGAGTAAAACCTTGGACCCAAAATTATACTTTTGGTTTTGGCGTTGATTTGTATTTTGAATATTTTAAATTCTCTCCTTCTATTCGAGGGGTTTTTGGTTTCAAAGACGAATTGATTCGCGACAATGACCCTAACAGCCCGTGGACAGGAAACATTGAATCATTGAAAACCCGTGCGGTGCTTATCAATTTTACTTTCCACTAA
- a CDS encoding RNA methyltransferase translates to MVSKNQIKLITSLQHKKYRNEEQLFLAEGVKVIQELLLSNFVLEHLFVTEDIFPKVTTSQKTMIKEQDMKRISALSSPSSCLALFKIPKETNVENSGLIVALDDIRDPGNLGTIIRLCDWFGVKQLICSKETVDSYNPKVIQSTMGSIARVKVNYLDLEEYLSKSQLPVFGTFMDGKNVYKETLPTEGILVLGNEANGISAVLEKSIKNRIAIPRFGDLQQTESLNVATATAIFLSEFKRNS, encoded by the coding sequence ATGGTTAGTAAAAACCAAATAAAATTAATTACCAGTCTTCAACATAAAAAATACCGAAATGAAGAACAATTGTTCCTTGCTGAAGGTGTAAAAGTAATACAGGAATTGTTACTATCAAATTTTGTGCTGGAACATTTGTTTGTTACCGAAGATATTTTCCCAAAGGTTACGACTTCGCAAAAAACAATGATAAAAGAGCAGGATATGAAACGCATTAGTGCGCTAAGTTCTCCGAGTTCGTGTTTGGCACTTTTTAAAATTCCAAAAGAAACAAATGTTGAAAATTCTGGCTTGATAGTAGCTTTGGATGATATTCGTGATCCCGGAAATTTGGGAACTATCATTCGACTGTGTGATTGGTTTGGAGTCAAACAATTAATTTGTTCTAAAGAAACAGTTGATAGTTACAACCCAAAAGTAATTCAATCAACCATGGGTTCTATAGCTCGTGTCAAGGTCAATTATTTAGATTTAGAGGAGTATCTCTCCAAAAGTCAATTGCCGGTTTTCGGTACTTTTATGGATGGGAAAAATGTTTATAAAGAAACATTGCCCACTGAAGGAATATTGGTTCTTGGTAACGAAGCTAACGGAATTTCGGCAGTTTTAGAAAAAAGCATCAAAAACCGAATTGCCATTCCGAGATTTGGAGACTTACAACAAACCGAAAGTTTGAATGTAGCTACGGCGACCGCTATTTTCCTGAGTGAGTTTAAAAGAAATTCTTAG